The following proteins are encoded in a genomic region of Cyanobacterium sp. T60_A2020_053:
- a CDS encoding bifunctional nuclease family protein: MIEMKVAAIALDAVSRSPIVLLKDATERRALPIYIGQDQARSIIAALEQQPTPRPLTHDLMVDFFKVWNIKLERVIINALQDNTFYALLCTKMGKKSKNIDCRPSDAIAIAVRAGCPIWVMEEVIFDASIPVDTQADEDERQAFRDFVSQLSPEELIRRARKTSDES, from the coding sequence ATGATTGAAATGAAAGTGGCAGCCATCGCCCTTGATGCGGTTAGTCGTAGTCCTATTGTACTACTTAAGGATGCCACAGAGCGAAGGGCACTACCGATTTATATTGGGCAGGATCAAGCAAGGTCAATCATTGCAGCTCTTGAGCAACAACCGACCCCTCGACCTTTAACCCATGATTTGATGGTAGATTTTTTTAAGGTTTGGAATATTAAGTTAGAGCGTGTGATTATTAATGCTTTACAAGATAATACTTTTTATGCCCTGCTTTGCACGAAAATGGGTAAAAAAAGTAAAAATATTGACTGTCGCCCCAGCGATGCCATTGCCATTGCGGTGCGCGCTGGTTGTCCGATTTGGGTGATGGAAGAGGTGATTTTTGATGCTTCTATTCCTGTAGACACTCAGGCGGATGAGGATGAAAGACAGGCTTTTCGAGATTTTGTCTCCCAACTTAGCCCTGAGGAGTTAATTCGCCGCGCCCGTAAAACCAGTGATGAGTCTTAA
- the rpoD gene encoding RNA polymerase sigma factor RpoD has product MTQAQEILATITPAHDVDEFLELNSHTKTSVTTMEAEFSEMISEADAIGTPDLNQKTRKLPSARRRSSTTTKKKPFTEDSIRVYLQEIGRIRLLRAEEEIELARQIADLLDLEYIRATQMEHLGRIPTDQEWAEACDIPNLRQFNRRLHIGRRAKDKMVQSNLRLVVSIAKKYMNRGLSFQDLIQEGSLGLIRAAEKFDHEKGYKFSTYATWWIRQAITRAIADQSRTIRLPVHLYETISRIKKTTKMLSQKMGRKPTEEEIAEDMEMTIEKLRFIAKSAQLPISLETPIGKEEDSRLGDFIEADGETPEDEVAKNLLREDLENVLDSLSPRERDVLRLRYGLDDGRMKTLEEIGQIFNVTRERIRQIEAKALRKLRHPNRNSILKEYIR; this is encoded by the coding sequence ATGACTCAGGCACAAGAAATTTTGGCGACTATCACCCCAGCGCACGATGTAGATGAGTTTTTAGAATTAAATTCCCACACCAAGACATCAGTTACTACCATGGAAGCGGAATTTAGCGAGATGATTAGTGAGGCTGATGCCATCGGCACTCCAGATTTGAACCAAAAAACTCGAAAACTGCCCAGCGCCCGTCGCCGAAGTAGCACCACCACCAAGAAAAAGCCTTTTACCGAAGATTCTATTAGAGTATATCTGCAAGAAATTGGACGCATTCGCCTCTTACGCGCCGAAGAAGAAATCGAGTTAGCCCGACAAATTGCTGATTTATTAGACTTAGAGTATATCCGCGCCACGCAAATGGAACATTTAGGGCGCATTCCCACCGATCAAGAATGGGCAGAAGCCTGTGACATTCCTAATCTTCGTCAATTTAATCGCCGTTTACACATTGGCAGGAGGGCAAAGGATAAGATGGTACAATCTAACCTCCGTTTAGTAGTTTCCATCGCTAAAAAGTACATGAATCGAGGCTTATCGTTTCAGGATTTAATTCAAGAAGGTTCATTAGGTTTGATACGCGCCGCCGAAAAATTCGACCACGAAAAAGGTTATAAATTCTCCACCTACGCCACATGGTGGATTCGCCAAGCTATTACCCGCGCCATTGCTGATCAATCTCGCACCATTCGTCTTCCCGTGCATCTCTACGAAACTATCTCACGCATCAAGAAGACAACGAAAATGCTTTCTCAAAAAATGGGCAGAAAACCCACTGAGGAGGAAATCGCTGAAGATATGGAAATGACCATCGAAAAGTTACGTTTTATTGCTAAATCTGCTCAACTACCTATTTCCCTTGAGACTCCCATCGGTAAGGAAGAAGATTCTCGTCTCGGTGATTTTATTGAAGCTGATGGCGAAACTCCAGAGGATGAGGTTGCTAAAAATTTATTGCGGGAAGATTTGGAAAATGTCCTTGATTCCCTTAGCCCTCGAGAGCGTGATGTTTTAAGATTACGTTATGGTTTGGATGACGGGCGCATGAAAACCTTAGAAGAAATCGGTCAAATTTTTAACGTTACTCGTGAAAGAATCCGCCAAATTGAAGCGAAAGCACTGCGTAAGTTGCGCCATCCTAATCGCAATAGCATTTTAAAAGAGTATATTCGTTAA
- a CDS encoding family 10 glycosylhydrolase — translation MKIRQIFFKKRSLILFSFIIIGYFLSRPAPSFKSEIESSAEIRGVWLTNVGTIFFHHTTLLDNIFAHLARSNYTHIYVSTYGFGGTIYPSQTVKTNPLFLPPFTDVLKASKIEAGRQGLKLYAWLEYGLMLSPTNFVAVNNPDWLLKTPEGKTVVNGFVWLNPDNPEVQEYILDIIEEVANYKELTGIQLDDHWGVPSQFGNYINEMNELTAQVKKSIDKINPNLIFSLSPNPYSFSKNKYNQDWLYWAKQGYIDEVIIQIYRDNSKEFEQAIITSEIDKLDESIPVAIGIYAGSFDSYKHPAEIQKQIDITQNLGYGFSIFCWEARAMGADFFRDK, via the coding sequence ATGAAAATTAGACAAATTTTCTTCAAAAAAAGAAGTTTAATTCTATTTTCCTTTATCATTATCGGTTATTTTTTGTCTCGTCCAGCACCATCTTTTAAATCTGAAATAGAATCATCGGCAGAAATCAGGGGAGTATGGTTAACCAATGTGGGGACAATATTTTTTCATCACACCACTTTATTAGATAATATTTTTGCTCATTTAGCCCGTTCTAATTATACTCATATTTATGTCAGCACTTATGGTTTTGGTGGCACAATTTATCCATCTCAAACTGTAAAAACTAATCCTCTTTTTTTACCTCCTTTCACAGACGTTTTAAAAGCATCGAAAATAGAAGCAGGGCGACAAGGATTAAAATTGTATGCTTGGTTAGAGTATGGCTTGATGTTATCCCCTACTAATTTTGTTGCTGTTAATAACCCCGACTGGTTGTTAAAAACTCCAGAGGGGAAAACCGTTGTTAATGGTTTTGTGTGGCTAAATCCTGACAATCCAGAGGTACAAGAATATATTTTGGATATTATCGAAGAAGTGGCGAACTATAAAGAGTTAACTGGCATACAATTAGATGATCATTGGGGTGTGCCAAGTCAATTCGGTAATTATATCAATGAAATGAATGAACTTACTGCTCAAGTTAAAAAAAGTATAGATAAAATTAATCCTAATTTGATATTTAGTTTATCTCCTAATCCCTATAGTTTTTCAAAAAATAAATATAATCAAGATTGGCTATATTGGGCTAAACAAGGATATATTGATGAGGTTATTATCCAAATTTATCGTGATAATTCTAAAGAGTTTGAACAAGCTATAATTACATCAGAAATAGACAAATTAGATGAATCAATCCCTGTAGCTATAGGCATTTATGCAGGTTCTTTTGATAGTTATAAACATCCTGCCGAGATACAAAAACAAATAGATATTACTCAAAATTTGGGTTATGGATTCTCTATTTTTTGTTGGGAAGCTAGGGCGATGGGCGCTGATTTTTTTCGTGATAAATAA
- a CDS encoding DUF4277 domain-containing protein: MSQFINVQVENLDHLGIIAGIIDEIGVVEIINEKLPRHCTEKISKGLVVKAMIINALGFLSQPLYLFSEYFEDKALEKLLGKEVKKEYLNNDKLGRTLYG, from the coding sequence ATGTCTCAATTCATCAATGTGCAAGTAGAAAATCTTGACCATTTAGGCATAATTGCGGGAATAATTGATGAGATAGGGGTTGTCGAGATTATCAACGAAAAATTACCAAGGCATTGCACGGAAAAAATCAGTAAAGGGTTAGTAGTCAAAGCCATGATTATCAATGCCTTGGGTTTTTTGTCTCAACCGTTGTATTTATTTTCAGAGTATTTTGAGGATAAAGCCTTAGAAAAACTATTAGGAAAAGAAGTAAAAAAAGAATACTTAAATAATGATAAATTAGGGAGAACCCTATATGGTTAA
- a CDS encoding type II toxin-antitoxin system HicB family antitoxin — protein sequence MDNWKYSMIIKWSNVDNCYLVGVPDFEGQQWRTHGDTYEEAFQNGIEVLELLIEDYQLSGETLPIPNVLTEKVA from the coding sequence ATGGATAATTGGAAATATTCAATGATCATTAAGTGGTCTAATGTTGATAATTGTTATTTAGTTGGGGTTCCTGATTTTGAAGGGCAACAATGGCGCACTCATGGTGATACTTATGAGGAAGCCTTTCAAAATGGTATTGAAGTTTTAGAGTTATTAATTGAGGATTATCAACTATCGGGAGAAACTTTACCAATACCTAATGTTTTAACAGAAAAAGTTGCTTAA
- a CDS encoding transposase, translated as MMFFDRRSIRLKHYDYSQQGAYFLTICTKYKQCLWGEIKKDQVLLNNLGAIVLQCWLEIPEHFLSVELDVFVIMPNHIHGILWLKNSANQEEKYNQYQKVVKGSIPSIVRSFKGAVTRKINQICQQTGTSLIWQRNYYEKIIKNEEMLNNVREYIINNPRNWEKDSEYSSSKNIILDLPF; from the coding sequence ATGATGTTTTTTGACCGTCGCTCAATCCGTTTAAAACATTACGATTATAGTCAACAAGGTGCTTATTTTTTAACTATTTGCACGAAATATAAACAATGTCTATGGGGAGAGATCAAAAAAGATCAAGTATTATTGAATAACTTAGGTGCGATTGTTCTTCAATGTTGGTTAGAAATACCAGAACATTTCCTTTCTGTAGAGTTAGATGTATTTGTGATTATGCCTAATCATATACACGGAATTTTATGGCTTAAAAACTCAGCTAATCAAGAGGAAAAATATAATCAATATCAGAAAGTTGTTAAAGGTTCAATTCCGAGTATTGTTCGATCATTTAAAGGTGCGGTAACCAGAAAAATTAATCAGATTTGTCAACAAACAGGTACTTCTTTAATATGGCAAAGAAACTATTATGAGAAGATAATTAAAAATGAAGAAATGCTCAATAATGTTAGAGAATATATTATCAATAATCCTCGTAATTGGGAGAAAGATTCGGAATATTCATCGTCAAAAAATATTATATTAGATTTGCCTTTTTAA